One window from the genome of Cryobacterium sp. GrIS_2_6 encodes:
- a CDS encoding potassium channel family protein yields the protein MNTAHVSEIQILRRIGSAIVRASVRDLLVLVLPVLRSLRLLRLVTGLSAFPRSPGTAMRSRVGIYVTPATVLLVFLASLSVLDAERRAPGANIASFGNALWWTFVTIATVGYGDFTPVTIEGRLVTVAIMLGGIALIGAVTATVASWVVDRVADLTRDQGADK from the coding sequence ATGAATACCGCCCACGTCTCAGAAATCCAAATACTCCGTCGAATTGGTTCCGCCATTGTTCGGGCATCGGTTCGGGACCTGCTCGTGCTCGTGCTGCCGGTGCTGCGTTCGTTGCGCCTGCTCCGCCTCGTGACCGGCCTCTCCGCCTTCCCTCGCTCGCCGGGGACAGCGATGCGGTCCCGCGTCGGCATCTACGTCACGCCCGCGACCGTCCTTCTCGTGTTCCTGGCCTCCCTTTCAGTGCTCGACGCCGAGCGGCGCGCTCCCGGCGCGAACATCGCCTCGTTCGGCAACGCGCTCTGGTGGACCTTCGTCACGATCGCGACGGTCGGCTACGGCGACTTCACCCCCGTGACGATCGAAGGCCGGCTGGTCACGGTCGCCATCATGCTCGGCGGGATCGCCCTCATCGGGGCCGTCACGGCGACCGTTGCTTCGTGGGTCGTCGACCGCGTCGCCGATCTCACCCGCGACCAGGGCGCCGACAAGTGA
- a CDS encoding transglutaminase family protein → MERNASARLALDVRAPARLILSIGVADDPAVSVVETFTAVQDGAPLESRIVFDQHGTRLHVVEAEAGSVDIDYSVTATGQTSDAGYSEIDLVRYLRPSRYCESDRLWGTAAAEFAGLSGTVLMNAVADWVGGKLRYEPGSSLPTDGAVRTLIDRQGVCRDFAHLVVALLRARDVPARVVSVYAPGLSPMDFHAVAEVFVDDAWHVVDATGLAPRQTLLRIATGRDAADTAFLTTVGGAVFLRDLTVTATVDTLPRDDRYSLVRLH, encoded by the coding sequence ATGGAACGTAACGCATCCGCTCGCCTCGCTCTCGACGTGCGCGCGCCCGCCCGTTTGATCCTCTCGATCGGCGTCGCCGACGACCCGGCCGTCTCGGTCGTTGAGACCTTCACTGCGGTGCAGGACGGCGCGCCGCTCGAGTCTCGGATCGTGTTCGACCAGCACGGCACCCGGCTGCACGTCGTCGAGGCGGAGGCCGGTTCGGTCGATATCGACTACTCCGTGACCGCGACCGGGCAGACGAGCGACGCCGGCTACTCGGAGATCGACCTCGTGCGTTACCTGCGCCCGAGCCGGTACTGCGAATCCGACCGGCTCTGGGGCACGGCCGCTGCCGAATTCGCCGGGCTCTCCGGCACCGTGCTCATGAACGCGGTGGCCGACTGGGTGGGCGGGAAGCTGCGCTACGAACCGGGGTCGAGCCTGCCGACCGACGGCGCCGTGCGCACCCTGATCGACCGGCAGGGCGTTTGCCGGGACTTCGCCCACCTCGTCGTCGCGCTGCTGCGCGCGCGGGACGTGCCGGCCCGGGTCGTCTCGGTCTACGCGCCCGGGCTCTCGCCGATGGACTTCCACGCGGTCGCCGAGGTCTTCGTCGACGACGCCTGGCACGTCGTGGACGCCACCGGACTCGCCCCACGGCAGACGCTCCTGCGCATCGCGACCGGCCGTGACGCCGCGGACACCGCCTTCCTGACCACGGTCGGCGGCGCGGTATTCCTCCGCGACCTGACCGTGACCGCGACCGTGGACACCCTGCCGCGCGACGACCGGTACTCCCTGGTGCGCCTGCACTGA
- a CDS encoding pyridoxamine 5'-phosphate oxidase family protein, translating into MNNREIDAVLQTSVVGRIGCHSDGRTYIVPITYAYDDGTVYAHSAAGTKVDMMRANPDVCFEVEQLDDLANWRTVVAWGEFEELHDADADDGLRKLLARLAPYVTSTTAQPVSGPDGTFHGIRTTASEPVPPSAGRVAASGQAPVIYRIRLTEKTGRFEERSTSGRERRAAESSDMYT; encoded by the coding sequence TTGAACAATCGTGAAATCGACGCAGTCCTGCAGACCAGTGTGGTCGGCCGGATCGGCTGCCACAGCGACGGCCGCACCTATATCGTGCCGATCACGTACGCCTATGATGATGGCACCGTGTACGCCCACAGTGCCGCCGGCACCAAGGTCGACATGATGCGGGCCAACCCCGACGTCTGCTTCGAGGTCGAGCAGCTCGACGACCTCGCGAACTGGCGCACGGTCGTCGCCTGGGGCGAGTTCGAGGAGCTCCATGACGCGGATGCCGACGACGGCCTGCGCAAGCTCCTCGCCCGGCTCGCACCGTACGTGACCTCGACGACGGCGCAGCCGGTCTCCGGTCCCGACGGCACGTTCCACGGGATCAGGACGACCGCGTCGGAGCCGGTGCCGCCCTCGGCGGGCCGGGTGGCGGCATCCGGTCAGGCCCCGGTGATCTACCGGATCCGGCTGACCGAGAAGACCGGCCGATTCGAGGAACGCTCGACGTCAGGCCGTGAGCGGCGGGCGGCTGAGTCCAGCGACATGTACACCTGA
- the panD gene encoding aspartate 1-decarboxylase → MQRTMFKSKIHRATVTQSDLHYVGSLTVDEDLMEAGDLLAGERVSIVDVNNGSRFETYLIAGKRGSGVIGLNGAAARLGMQGDLIIIISYAQMSDEESRSYVPVVVHVDADNRIVAVDSDPSGVHVAGLSRPPLTA, encoded by the coding sequence ATGCAGCGCACGATGTTCAAGTCCAAGATCCACCGCGCCACCGTGACGCAGTCCGACCTGCACTACGTCGGTTCGCTGACGGTCGACGAGGACCTGATGGAGGCAGGCGACCTGCTCGCCGGTGAGCGCGTCAGCATCGTCGACGTGAACAACGGCAGCCGCTTCGAGACCTACCTCATCGCCGGCAAACGCGGCAGCGGGGTCATCGGCCTGAACGGCGCCGCGGCCCGCCTCGGCATGCAGGGCGACCTCATCATCATCATCTCCTACGCGCAGATGAGCGACGAAGAGTCCCGCAGCTACGTGCCCGTCGTCGTGCACGTCGACGCGGACAACCGCATTGTCGCGGTCGACTCGGACCCCTCAGGTGTACATGTCGCTGGACTCAGCCGCCCGCCGCTCACGGCCTGA
- a CDS encoding FKBP-type peptidyl-prolyl cis-trans isomerase, producing MRKLPALLAVATVAVLALTGCSGSPSSTPTASAAALTCTDPGTSSDAVTVAGDAGVEPTVTFTAPLAATATQRTVITKGDGEAVNTGDAVEIAYTAYNATSGAKLNAGGYGAAAGLTVTVAETGSVIPGILKGIACSNIGSRVAVVVPPADAFGTTGNTDLKVSATDNIIFVIDVKGKVPTRASGTDQAPQDGFPTVVLADDGAPTITVPKNDAPTELKTEVLKKGDGATVADGATVTVQYAGVVWATGTVFDQSWGKGGPATFATANVVPGFAQGLIGQTVGSQVVIVIPPALGYGSTGNTTAGISATDTLVFVVDILATA from the coding sequence GTGCGCAAACTTCCTGCCCTCCTCGCCGTCGCAACCGTCGCGGTGCTCGCCCTCACCGGGTGCAGCGGATCCCCGTCGTCGACGCCGACGGCATCCGCCGCCGCACTGACGTGCACCGACCCCGGCACGAGCTCCGACGCCGTCACCGTCGCCGGTGACGCCGGTGTCGAGCCCACCGTTACCTTCACGGCGCCGCTCGCGGCGACCGCGACCCAGCGCACCGTGATCACCAAGGGCGACGGCGAAGCCGTCAACACCGGTGACGCCGTCGAGATCGCCTACACCGCGTACAACGCAACCTCGGGCGCCAAGCTCAACGCCGGCGGTTACGGCGCCGCAGCCGGCCTGACTGTCACCGTCGCCGAGACCGGCTCCGTCATCCCCGGCATCCTCAAGGGCATCGCGTGCTCCAACATCGGCTCGCGCGTCGCCGTCGTCGTCCCGCCGGCCGACGCGTTCGGTACCACGGGCAACACGGACCTCAAGGTGTCCGCGACCGACAACATCATCTTCGTGATCGACGTCAAGGGCAAGGTTCCCACCCGCGCGAGCGGCACGGACCAGGCCCCGCAGGACGGTTTCCCCACCGTCGTGCTCGCCGACGACGGCGCCCCGACGATCACCGTCCCGAAGAACGACGCGCCGACCGAGCTCAAGACCGAGGTCCTCAAGAAGGGCGACGGCGCGACCGTCGCCGACGGTGCGACCGTGACCGTGCAGTACGCGGGCGTCGTCTGGGCCACCGGAACCGTCTTCGATCAGAGCTGGGGCAAGGGCGGCCCGGCCACCTTCGCGACGGCCAACGTCGTCCCCGGCTTCGCCCAGGGCCTGATCGGCCAGACTGTCGGCTCGCAGGTCGTCATCGTCATCCCGCCGGCGCTCGGCTACGGCAGCACCGGCAACACGACCGCGGGCATCTCGGCAACGGACACCCTCGTGTTCGTCGTCGACATCCTCGCGACCGCGTGA
- a CDS encoding chromosome partitioning protein, which produces MKHEVSVPPRIQATIRSNGTGELIIDGVGQQVTAGDEAGVREEIINRVTDAARVLGRPVRLTADDEQGQWPLVVHPDGEVEAAGDFIPAAARTEAEAPAASQGKAAKRTMAHSGDRSAAAFMAEPMEPIDALEELAELAALGDPLDAAARTSVDKADAESVLEREAEAEAEAEAEAEAEADALAGTDGAGEPASGHDASQAAESLPAGPRRTPVPPPGLFEDIIFEHRDLDADDDDEEIAAGPLAAFRSTPISASSALLVPAQHPTLVAAEDGPNLADFMSSRPAIVAGPALLGWQGTVRRVTGGLVNPSPGRSELARRAAIAAVQRSLSGPRTIVVLNPKGGAHKTTATLLIAATFGIHRGGYTLAWDNNETMGTLGVRAQGAQHTNTAVDLLRDLEDFAYSTSARVGDLDKYVRNQGDARFDALASDLDPAGAASIDDVAFGKLHAALSRFYRILIIDTGNNMRASNWEAAVETADQLVVVSTIREDTAYGAASLLDGLRLKGHGDKVAQAVTVLASPAKTADRALSARLHDHFSQLTRTVVDVPYDPALVAGGPLNIDALAPRTREAWLYATAAIAEGL; this is translated from the coding sequence ATGAAACACGAAGTATCCGTACCTCCTCGCATCCAGGCAACGATTCGTAGCAACGGAACCGGCGAGCTGATCATCGACGGGGTTGGCCAGCAGGTGACGGCCGGCGACGAGGCTGGTGTTCGTGAAGAGATCATCAACCGCGTGACGGATGCCGCCCGTGTACTCGGTCGCCCGGTGCGGCTGACCGCCGACGACGAGCAGGGCCAATGGCCCCTTGTCGTCCACCCGGACGGCGAAGTGGAGGCCGCGGGCGACTTCATCCCGGCCGCCGCACGCACCGAAGCCGAAGCTCCCGCAGCGTCGCAGGGCAAGGCCGCCAAGCGCACCATGGCGCACTCCGGAGACCGCAGCGCAGCGGCATTCATGGCCGAACCGATGGAACCGATCGACGCCCTCGAGGAATTGGCAGAGCTCGCGGCCCTCGGTGACCCCCTCGATGCCGCGGCGCGGACCTCCGTCGACAAGGCGGACGCCGAGTCAGTGTTGGAGCGTGAGGCGGAAGCCGAAGCAGAAGCCGAAGCAGAAGCGGAAGCCGAAGCGGATGCCCTCGCAGGCACGGACGGCGCGGGTGAGCCCGCATCCGGGCACGACGCCTCGCAGGCCGCCGAGTCCCTGCCCGCCGGACCCCGCCGCACGCCAGTACCGCCGCCCGGACTCTTCGAGGACATCATCTTCGAACACCGCGATCTCGACGCCGACGATGACGATGAGGAGATCGCGGCCGGCCCGTTGGCAGCCTTCCGGTCCACGCCGATCTCCGCGTCCTCCGCTCTGCTCGTGCCTGCACAGCACCCGACCCTTGTCGCAGCGGAAGACGGTCCGAACCTCGCCGATTTCATGAGCTCCCGCCCCGCGATCGTGGCCGGCCCGGCCCTCCTCGGCTGGCAGGGCACCGTGCGCAGGGTCACCGGCGGACTCGTGAACCCCTCGCCCGGCCGGAGCGAACTCGCCCGCCGTGCCGCGATCGCGGCCGTGCAGCGCAGCCTGAGCGGTCCTCGCACGATCGTGGTGCTCAACCCCAAGGGTGGCGCGCACAAGACCACCGCGACCCTGTTGATCGCCGCGACCTTCGGCATCCACCGTGGCGGGTACACCCTCGCCTGGGACAACAACGAGACGATGGGCACCCTCGGCGTGCGGGCGCAGGGCGCCCAGCACACGAACACGGCCGTTGACCTGCTGCGCGACCTCGAGGACTTCGCCTACTCGACGTCGGCCAGGGTCGGCGACCTCGACAAGTACGTGCGCAACCAGGGCGACGCACGCTTCGACGCGCTCGCCTCCGACCTGGACCCCGCCGGAGCCGCGAGCATCGACGACGTCGCGTTCGGCAAGCTCCACGCCGCGCTCAGCCGCTTCTACCGGATCCTGATCATCGACACCGGCAACAACATGCGCGCCTCCAACTGGGAGGCGGCCGTCGAGACCGCCGACCAGCTCGTGGTCGTGTCGACGATTCGCGAGGACACCGCGTACGGCGCGGCGTCCCTCCTCGACGGGCTGCGGCTCAAGGGGCACGGCGACAAGGTCGCCCAGGCCGTGACCGTACTCGCGTCCCCGGCGAAGACCGCCGACCGCGCCCTGTCCGCCCGGCTGCACGACCACTTCAGCCAGCTCACCCGCACCGTCGTCGACGTGCCGTACGATCCGGCGCTCGTCGCCGGCGGGCCGCTCAACATCGACGCCCTCGCCCCGCGCACCCGTGAGGCCTGGCTCTACGCGACCGCGGCGATCGCCGAAGGGCTGTAG
- a CDS encoding PRC-barrel domain-containing protein, with amino-acid sequence MITLEGIDDIVVNGGVVVTSDGAKLGSVEQVFLSEDSGEPAFVTVRTGLFGMLESFVPLAGATIDGPRVVVAFDRDRIRNGPRIESDRGSITADEENELYGYYGTSGPESGGSPESPESPESPESPETPESAESAESSVSVEPTEIAADATGTPARQVQSPGAPPTPDHPHPHPPDGPHPPPPHAPNGPHDGPPPPPPPPHLRKHEVDGRPHPHDGPPPPPHSHPHPHPHDSGPVTRP; translated from the coding sequence ATGATCACCCTCGAAGGGATCGACGACATCGTCGTCAACGGCGGTGTCGTCGTGACGAGCGACGGTGCGAAGCTCGGCTCGGTCGAACAGGTCTTCCTGAGCGAGGACTCCGGCGAGCCGGCCTTCGTCACGGTGCGCACCGGCCTGTTCGGCATGCTCGAATCGTTTGTTCCGCTGGCCGGCGCGACCATCGACGGCCCGCGCGTGGTCGTGGCCTTCGACCGCGACCGCATCCGCAACGGCCCCCGCATCGAGAGCGACCGTGGATCGATCACCGCCGACGAGGAGAACGAACTCTACGGCTACTACGGCACCTCCGGGCCCGAGTCGGGTGGTTCGCCCGAGTCGCCCGAGTCGCCCGAGTCGCCCGAGTCGCCCGAGACGCCCGAGTCGGCCGAGTCGGCCGAGTCGAGCGTTTCCGTCGAACCGACCGAAATAGCAGCGGATGCCACGGGCACCCCGGCGCGGCAGGTGCAGTCTCCGGGTGCGCCGCCCACCCCGGACCATCCGCATCCCCACCCGCCTGACGGTCCGCATCCGCCCCCTCCGCATGCTCCGAACGGGCCGCATGACGGTCCGCCCCCGCCCCCGCCCCCGCCTCACTTGCGCAAGCACGAGGTCGACGGTCGCCCGCATCCGCACGACGGCCCGCCACCGCCCCCGCATTCGCACCCGCACCCGCACCCGCACGATTCCGGCCCGGTGACACGCCCGTAA
- a CDS encoding SLC13 family permease: MVLSLIGAGLLLLGTVAAVTGLLPLPELLVLVDRVAPILVFVVAMTVVTELCSEAGVFRWIARRLRHWGGGRAWLLWLWVAGIAIVTTVFLSFDTTAVLLTPVVVVVARQAGLPPLPFALTTVWLANTGSLLLPISNLTNLLAQNRLGGISPIAFAGLTAAPALVAVVVPMAMVAIVFRKDLGKRYSSVPVQRMRVAGTSGAVASVDRVLLGTSALVLAALLPALVVGVPVWLPSSIAALVLAVVFFVRRQSVLRMTLIPWSLLLFSGGLFLAMEALQNLGLPVLLTALAGAGNAPRDLFRLAGTSLVGSNLTNNLPAYLALEPVADSTPRLLAVLIGANVGPLVTPWASLATLLWHSRLEKMNVLIPWRGYALFGLVLAPVTVGLSVLTMILVTA, encoded by the coding sequence ATGGTCCTGTCCCTCATCGGCGCCGGTCTGCTCCTGCTCGGCACCGTCGCCGCGGTCACCGGCCTGCTCCCGCTCCCCGAACTGCTCGTTCTCGTGGACCGGGTGGCGCCGATCCTCGTGTTCGTCGTGGCCATGACCGTCGTCACCGAGCTCTGCAGCGAAGCGGGGGTGTTCCGCTGGATCGCCCGCCGGCTGCGGCACTGGGGTGGCGGCAGGGCCTGGTTGCTCTGGTTGTGGGTGGCCGGCATCGCGATCGTCACGACGGTGTTCCTCTCCTTCGACACCACCGCCGTGCTCCTGACGCCGGTCGTCGTCGTCGTCGCGCGGCAGGCGGGCCTGCCGCCGCTGCCGTTCGCGCTCACGACGGTGTGGCTCGCCAACACCGGCAGCCTGCTGCTCCCGATCAGCAACCTGACCAACCTGCTCGCCCAGAACCGCCTCGGCGGCATCTCACCGATCGCCTTCGCCGGGTTGACCGCGGCCCCGGCGCTCGTCGCCGTGGTCGTGCCGATGGCAATGGTTGCGATCGTCTTCCGGAAAGACCTCGGCAAACGGTATTCGAGCGTCCCCGTGCAGCGGATGCGCGTCGCGGGAACGTCGGGAGCGGTGGCATCCGTCGACCGGGTGCTGCTCGGGACGAGCGCGCTCGTGCTCGCTGCCCTGCTGCCCGCCCTCGTCGTCGGCGTGCCGGTATGGCTGCCGTCGAGCATCGCCGCACTCGTGCTGGCCGTCGTGTTCTTCGTCAGGCGCCAGAGCGTTCTCCGGATGACCCTGATTCCCTGGTCGCTCCTGCTGTTCAGCGGCGGGCTGTTCCTCGCGATGGAGGCCCTGCAGAACCTCGGGCTGCCCGTGCTGCTCACCGCGCTTGCCGGGGCGGGGAACGCGCCGAGGGACCTGTTCCGCCTGGCCGGCACGAGTCTGGTCGGCTCGAACCTGACCAATAACCTGCCCGCCTACCTCGCGCTCGAACCGGTCGCCGACTCGACCCCGCGGCTGCTCGCCGTCCTGATCGGCGCGAACGTCGGCCCGCTGGTCACCCCGTGGGCGTCGCTCGCGACGTTGCTCTGGCACAGCAGGCTCGAGAAGATGAACGTGCTGATCCCCTGGCGCGGGTATGCGCTCTTCGGCCTCGTGCTCGCCCCGGTGACGGTCGGGTTGAGCGTGCTCACGATGATCCTGGTCACCGCGTGA
- a CDS encoding acyl-CoA dehydrogenase family protein: MPDYDVSVPLDTDYYELFRDVPAADRVFWDRARAFAIETLDEVTEAWDKAEYPLHLVRRLGELDLLTDGVVGPGLTPMSPLAAGLVNMEISRGDGSMGTVVAVQGGLALRSIALYGSEAQKAEWLIPLARAEKLGAFALTEPDHGSDSVALETTATREGDEWVITGEKKWIGNGSVGDVTVVWARDDDGNVRGFLVPQDTPGYQAQTITGKGSLRGIHQARIVLDNVRVPLDALLPGTRTFKDTATVLFATRLGVAWSALGHATAVFEAALSYSNQRIQFGKPLAGFQLVQERLTRMLSQLTAMQLYCLRLAELDAAGTMRPIQASLAKYHNTRAAREIAATARDVLGGNGILLENHVIRHLADIESLHTYEGTESVQSLLIGRDLTGVSAFR, from the coding sequence GTGCCCGACTACGACGTATCCGTGCCGCTCGACACCGACTACTACGAACTCTTCCGGGACGTGCCCGCCGCCGACCGCGTCTTCTGGGACCGGGCCCGCGCCTTCGCGATCGAGACGCTCGACGAGGTCACCGAGGCCTGGGACAAGGCCGAGTATCCGCTGCACCTCGTCCGCAGGCTCGGCGAACTCGACCTGCTCACCGACGGCGTCGTCGGCCCCGGCCTTACCCCGATGTCCCCGCTCGCCGCCGGCCTCGTCAACATGGAGATCTCCCGTGGCGACGGCTCGATGGGCACCGTGGTGGCCGTGCAGGGCGGGCTCGCGCTCCGCAGCATCGCCCTCTACGGGAGCGAAGCCCAGAAGGCCGAGTGGCTCATCCCCCTCGCCCGCGCCGAGAAGCTCGGCGCCTTCGCCCTCACCGAACCCGACCACGGCTCCGACTCCGTCGCGCTCGAGACGACCGCGACCCGCGAGGGCGACGAGTGGGTGATCACCGGCGAGAAGAAGTGGATCGGCAACGGCTCCGTCGGCGACGTGACCGTGGTCTGGGCCCGCGACGACGACGGCAACGTGCGCGGGTTCCTCGTGCCGCAGGACACCCCCGGCTACCAGGCCCAGACGATCACCGGGAAGGGCTCCCTTCGCGGCATCCACCAGGCTCGCATCGTGCTCGACAACGTGCGCGTGCCCCTCGACGCCCTCCTGCCGGGCACCCGCACCTTCAAGGACACCGCGACCGTGCTGTTCGCCACCCGCCTCGGTGTGGCCTGGTCGGCGCTCGGCCACGCGACCGCGGTTTTCGAGGCCGCCCTCAGCTACTCGAACCAGCGCATCCAGTTCGGCAAGCCGCTCGCCGGCTTCCAGCTCGTGCAGGAACGACTCACGCGGATGCTGTCCCAGCTGACCGCGATGCAGCTCTACTGCCTGCGCCTCGCCGAACTCGACGCGGCCGGAACCATGCGTCCGATCCAGGCGTCCCTCGCCAAGTACCACAACACTCGCGCCGCCCGCGAGATCGCGGCGACGGCGCGCGACGTGCTCGGCGGCAACGGCATCCTGCTCGAGAACCACGTGATCCGGCACCTCGCCGATATCGAGTCGCTGCACACCTACGAGGGCACCGAGAGCGTGCAGTCCCTCCTGATCGGCCGCGACCTGACCGGCGTGAGCGCCTTCCGCTGA